Proteins from one Lacrimispora sphenoides genomic window:
- a CDS encoding hydrogenase maturation nickel metallochaperone HypA → MHELGVLNSMVHTIERIVKEQNITEVRKLVIEVGELSGIVPRYLEQSWPAASYKTFMEKTELELIVIPGIVKCKGCGRVFNAVYSDLNCPGCGSMDMEILEGDDMIIKEIVCN, encoded by the coding sequence ATGCATGAGCTTGGTGTATTAAACTCTATGGTCCACACCATTGAGCGTATCGTAAAGGAGCAGAATATAACAGAGGTCCGCAAGCTTGTCATCGAAGTTGGCGAGCTTTCCGGTATCGTGCCCAGATACTTAGAGCAAAGCTGGCCTGCTGCCTCCTATAAGACTTTTATGGAAAAAACAGAACTGGAACTTATCGTCATTCCCGGTATTGTTAAATGTAAAGGCTGCGGCAGGGTATTTAATGCCGTTTACAGTGATTTAAATTGCCCTGGCTGCGGCAGTATGGATATGGAAATCCTGGAAGGCGACGACATGATAATTAAGGAAATCGTGTGTAACTAA
- a CDS encoding DUF5692 family protein has translation MFVFSESVPTILVLLVWLGVFISLFAANELSRRFKWVGFGCFVVLPVVLTVLWLTTLKDTSYMDWFHLAKVYSSTAGCIGFWCIRHIKKLQHNKIALCFPPLILAINILEACIRDFEVSQYATPVMEFMNNQVQYYIGGSWNVMNGIAGLLNIVTITGWFGICIRKKTSKDKSQDMLWPDMMWFWIIAYDLWNFAYTYNCLPTHAWYCGLALLLAPTICAFTVGKGAWLQHRAQTLALWCMFAQTFPVFQDASSFLVHSRSSKAIAEAAIREGMLSPDGYTVLTGTGIQPVAGVSPDTTFLFVMSLLALLANIGVFVYMIYRMYKTKRNPYTGELYTDHKKYQEIKALAE, from the coding sequence ATGTTTGTGTTTTCAGAAAGTGTTCCTACAATATTGGTTTTACTGGTATGGCTTGGGGTGTTTATATCGTTGTTTGCCGCAAATGAATTGAGCCGTCGTTTTAAGTGGGTGGGGTTTGGCTGCTTTGTTGTGCTTCCGGTTGTTTTAACAGTTTTATGGCTGACGACGTTAAAGGATACTTCTTATATGGACTGGTTTCATCTGGCAAAGGTTTACTCCTCTACGGCGGGGTGTATTGGCTTTTGGTGTATCCGTCATATCAAAAAGCTGCAGCATAATAAAATTGCGTTGTGTTTCCCGCCGTTAATTCTGGCGATCAATATCCTGGAAGCCTGTATCCGTGATTTTGAAGTAAGCCAGTATGCGACACCGGTTATGGAGTTTATGAACAACCAGGTCCAGTACTATATCGGTGGTTCATGGAATGTCATGAACGGGATTGCAGGTCTCTTAAATATTGTGACCATTACAGGCTGGTTTGGAATCTGTATTCGAAAGAAGACCAGTAAGGATAAAAGCCAGGATATGCTTTGGCCTGATATGATGTGGTTCTGGATTATCGCCTATGATTTATGGAATTTCGCTTATACCTATAACTGCCTTCCGACTCATGCATGGTATTGCGGATTAGCACTTTTACTGGCCCCCACAATTTGTGCATTTACAGTGGGCAAGGGAGCATGGCTGCAGCATCGTGCCCAGACACTGGCACTATGGTGTATGTTTGCCCAGACGTTTCCGGTATTTCAGGATGCCAGCAGTTTTCTGGTGCATTCCCGATCCAGTAAAGCTATTGCAGAAGCAGCGATACGGGAAGGAATGCTTTCCCCTGACGGGTATACGGTATTGACCGGAACAGGAATCCAACCGGTGGCAGGTGTATCACCGGATACTACTTTTTTGTTTGTTATGAGTTTGCTGGCTCTCCTCGCAAATATCGGAGTCTTTGTCTATATGATTTACAGAATGTATAAGACAAAGAGAAATCCATATACCGGAGAATTATATACGGATCATAAGAAGTATCAGGAGATTAAGGCTTTGGCGGAGTAA
- a CDS encoding alpha/beta fold hydrolase, producing MPYDYYNSPYSEGRWLRSKGALESDEKYLLPAQQRLTYVLVHGSWADAHFWDGVAAVLCIQGHTVFTPEYAGHGKDSNKDVTHEMITKSVVDFITKRNLSDFVLVGHSFGGSVIQKVAEQVPDRIKRLIFWDAFVLEDGESVADEVPPKTRQGFEQLRAESTDDTIMLPFPLFRDLFVNTATLEEAGWLYARVTPEPAGPLFEKLDLKAFYGLSISKSYVYFFQDNALPQGEGYGWNPHMSARLGQFRLIVGDGDHFTDTLTRPDMVAWKLYEAGRD from the coding sequence ATGCCTTATGATTATTATAATTCCCCTTATTCTGAAGGACGATGGCTTAGGAGCAAGGGTGCTCTCGAATCGGATGAAAAATATCTTTTACCAGCACAGCAACGGCTTACTTACGTGCTTGTACATGGCTCTTGGGCTGATGCTCACTTCTGGGATGGCGTAGCAGCAGTGCTGTGTATTCAAGGGCATACAGTATTTACGCCAGAATACGCAGGCCATGGTAAGGACTCGAATAAAGATGTTACTCATGAGATGATAACAAAGTCAGTCGTTGATTTTATAACAAAACGGAATCTGAGTGATTTCGTTCTGGTTGGGCACAGCTTCGGTGGAAGTGTCATCCAAAAGGTTGCAGAACAGGTACCAGACCGCATTAAGCGCCTCATATTCTGGGATGCATTCGTATTGGAAGATGGAGAGTCGGTTGCCGACGAGGTCCCCCCAAAAACACGACAGGGTTTCGAGCAGCTCCGGGCGGAATCAACGGATGATACGATTATGCTTCCATTTCCACTATTTCGAGATTTGTTTGTCAATACGGCTACCTTAGAAGAAGCCGGATGGCTGTATGCCCGCGTCACTCCGGAGCCGGCTGGACCGCTTTTCGAAAAGCTGGACCTTAAAGCATTCTATGGGTTGTCTATATCCAAAAGCTATGTGTACTTTTTCCAAGACAATGCATTGCCGCAAGGAGAAGGCTACGGCTGGAATCCACATATGTCGGCACGGCTTGGTCAGTTCCGCCTTATTGTCGGCGATGGGGACCACTTTACGGATACTCTCACAAGGCCGGATATGGTTGCGTGGAAGCTTTACGAGGCGGGGCGTGATTGA
- a CDS encoding PTS sugar transporter subunit IIB — translation MKKLKITLACAGGMSSSMLCKKIITASEKKGYAGTECEAYSVHSLQSAAPGSDVILLGPQVGYMKDTIMKKYPDIPVEVIYMKDYGMMNGEKIFNDMAEKFDW, via the coding sequence ATGAAAAAACTTAAAATAACACTTGCCTGTGCTGGCGGTATGTCAAGCAGTATGCTGTGCAAGAAAATTATCACAGCATCAGAAAAGAAAGGCTATGCAGGTACAGAGTGCGAAGCCTATTCTGTTCATAGTTTGCAGTCGGCAGCCCCGGGGAGTGATGTAATTTTGCTTGGGCCTCAGGTAGGATATATGAAGGATACCATAATGAAAAAGTACCCGGATATTCCTGTTGAGGTTATTTATATGAAAGACTATGGGATGATGAACGGTGAAAAAATATTTAATGATATGGCAGAAAAGTTTGATTGGTAA
- a CDS encoding acyclic terpene utilization AtuA family protein: MKKEIKILAPCGILGYGYPKSSFLKGMSYKPDAIVVDAGSTDAGPHKLGAGVAIVSEKACKKDLEIMITEGAKAGIPVIIGSAGGSGGRVHVEWTWNIIKEILKEQALQSQKVAIIWADIPKEAVKEKLHNGKVQPLGLSVKELTEERLELTNGIVAQMGHEPIVKALESGADIIICGRAYDPSPFAAVAVYHGFPLSYGYHAGKILECAALCAVPGTTKDCMLGTITEEGFLITPLSDDRICTPLSVAAHTFYEKDHPYILHGPGITLNLKDCEFKQVDEKSVFVTGSRIEQSNPYCIKLEGAMKVAYRTFVVAGVRDSLMISRLEEIERLAEEQVRTYYSDIPEEDYTIHFINYGMNGVMGELEPSKELPHEVGIVFEVIAKSQELADAVCGSLRSSLLHYGYIGRKSTAGNLAFPFAPSDISFGPVYEFSVYHLMEVEDSCQMFPIEYPDM, from the coding sequence ATGAAAAAGGAAATAAAAATACTGGCACCCTGTGGAATCCTTGGTTATGGATATCCCAAATCCTCTTTTTTAAAAGGAATGTCTTATAAACCGGATGCGATTGTTGTTGATGCGGGAAGTACTGATGCAGGACCGCATAAATTAGGTGCCGGAGTAGCAATTGTAAGTGAAAAAGCCTGTAAAAAAGACTTGGAAATCATGATTACGGAGGGGGCAAAAGCTGGGATCCCGGTAATCATCGGGTCAGCCGGAGGAAGCGGGGGAAGAGTTCATGTTGAATGGACCTGGAATATTATAAAAGAAATTCTTAAGGAACAAGCATTGCAATCACAAAAGGTAGCGATCATATGGGCGGATATTCCTAAGGAAGCGGTAAAAGAAAAGTTACATAATGGCAAAGTTCAGCCGTTGGGTCTTTCTGTAAAAGAGTTGACGGAAGAACGGCTGGAATTAACCAATGGTATTGTGGCTCAGATGGGGCATGAACCGATTGTAAAAGCATTAGAATCGGGAGCTGATATCATAATCTGCGGAAGAGCTTATGACCCATCTCCCTTTGCGGCAGTAGCCGTGTATCACGGATTTCCGCTGAGCTATGGATATCATGCTGGTAAGATTCTTGAGTGTGCAGCCCTTTGTGCCGTACCGGGAACTACGAAAGACTGCATGCTTGGAACCATAACAGAGGAAGGATTTTTGATTACACCATTATCTGATGATAGAATTTGCACGCCTCTTTCTGTGGCAGCCCATACATTTTATGAAAAAGATCATCCATATATCCTTCATGGTCCGGGAATAACCTTAAATTTAAAAGATTGTGAATTTAAACAGGTTGATGAAAAGAGTGTATTTGTAACCGGAAGCAGGATTGAACAATCGAATCCTTACTGTATTAAATTAGAGGGAGCCATGAAAGTTGCCTACAGAACCTTTGTGGTAGCGGGTGTAAGAGATTCTCTTATGATATCACGGTTAGAGGAAATAGAGAGACTTGCAGAAGAACAAGTCAGAACTTATTATTCGGATATACCGGAGGAAGATTATACGATTCACTTTATTAATTATGGAATGAATGGTGTAATGGGAGAGCTGGAACCTTCGAAAGAATTACCCCACGAAGTCGGAATCGTTTTTGAGGTAATTGCAAAGTCCCAGGAACTTGCTGATGCAGTATGCGGTTCGCTTCGATCCAGTTTACTTCATTATGGTTATATCGGAAGAAAATCAACTGCCGGAAATCTGGCTTTCCCATTCGCGCCAAGTGATATTTCATTTGGTCCAGTATATGAATTTTCTGTTTATCACTTAATGGAAGTGGAAGATAGTTGTCAGATGTTTCCCATTGAATACCCTGATATGTAA
- a CDS encoding DUF4387 domain-containing protein: MAECCLYDCAKVIRSKNSGPFEITLDVLFDDPVIYQKIKDSNIINKTTICNLYRLTEDKITQIVFYDKALGFKITFARKISSGTCYDTDVYGAQQHAPLSELIVSI, from the coding sequence ATGGCGGAATGCTGTTTATATGATTGCGCGAAAGTAATACGTTCAAAGAATAGTGGACCTTTTGAGATTACTCTGGATGTTCTTTTTGATGATCCGGTAATATATCAAAAAATAAAAGACAGTAATATTATTAATAAAACTACGATTTGCAATCTATACCGGTTAACTGAGGATAAAATCACGCAAATTGTTTTTTATGACAAGGCATTGGGGTTTAAGATTACATTTGCGAGAAAAATATCATCAGGTACTTGTTACGATACCGATGTTTATGGGGCACAACAACATGCACCTTTAAGTGAATTAATAGTCAGCATTTAG
- a CDS encoding ABC transporter permease, with the protein MAKQKAGGAQSKLKRIWRDRLLYLTLLPTLIYFFVFHVIPIIGMKLAFYDYRIKGDNVFVGFTYFKKLFSTPVFFQILENTLIISAMKIFLFFPMPIIFAIMLNEFKAGPFRKSVQVISYLPHFLSWVVIAGIWFEFLSPSTGILNSVLTGLGFEKVNLLTSKGSIRWVLLASESWRSIGWDSIVYLTAIMGIDPTLYEAAKIDGANRFQIVGSIVLPALAVTMVTVLILNIGFFMNAGLDQVLNFTNAAVNSKIDIIDTYVYRIGLQNSQYSLATAANLFKGVIGTLLIVSTHLFSKKLTGKGAW; encoded by the coding sequence ATGGCAAAACAAAAAGCCGGGGGGGCACAATCAAAGTTAAAGCGCATCTGGCGGGATAGGTTATTATATCTTACCTTACTGCCCACTTTAATATATTTCTTTGTATTCCATGTGATTCCGATCATTGGTATGAAATTGGCCTTTTATGATTACCGGATTAAAGGTGATAATGTATTTGTAGGATTTACATATTTTAAAAAGTTATTTTCGACTCCGGTATTTTTTCAGATACTGGAAAACACTTTGATTATCAGTGCGATGAAGATATTCCTGTTTTTTCCGATGCCTATCATTTTTGCAATTATGTTAAATGAATTCAAGGCAGGTCCTTTTCGAAAGAGTGTACAGGTGATTTCTTATCTGCCGCATTTCCTTTCCTGGGTTGTAATAGCGGGAATATGGTTCGAATTTTTATCCCCTTCTACCGGGATTCTAAACAGCGTTTTGACCGGTTTAGGTTTTGAAAAAGTAAATTTGTTAACAAGCAAAGGTTCAATAAGATGGGTTCTGCTGGCATCAGAATCCTGGAGATCCATTGGGTGGGATTCTATTGTATATTTAACGGCAATTATGGGGATTGATCCAACTCTATATGAAGCAGCAAAAATAGATGGGGCTAACCGCTTTCAGATTGTTGGAAGTATCGTTTTGCCGGCTTTGGCTGTAACAATGGTTACTGTTTTAATTTTGAATATCGGTTTCTTTATGAATGCAGGTCTGGATCAGGTGCTGAACTTTACCAATGCTGCAGTTAATTCTAAGATTGATATCATAGACACCTATGTTTATCGGATTGGTCTGCAAAATTCCCAGTATTCCTTGGCAACAGCAGCGAATCTATTTAAAGGTGTAATCGGTACACTCTTAATTGTTTCTACCCATCTGTTTTCTAAAAAGCTGACTGGTAAGGGTGCATGGTAG
- a CDS encoding carbohydrate ABC transporter permease, whose protein sequence is MKIRKKISIGKLLCGFIMMLLALCMLVPLLNILARSLSQPDLVHGLKGYDILPKGFTTVNYQVILGQPIVIRSILNSLFITVAGVCLNIILTSSAAYVLTRPGLVGKKVFMYFFIIMMIFEPGIVQEYFLMKNIHLLDNLFSMVIYRSVNVYYLIILMRFMEEVPASIQEAARIDGAGHYNILFKIMIPLCRIPLITVGMFYAVFRWNEFFKSSIFLTSKNHTVLQVLLRQFVVNSDSQVIVGASNILANNNIAQLDNASLKAATIVVAVVPILLLYPIILKYYTNGVMSGGVKE, encoded by the coding sequence ATGAAAATAAGAAAGAAAATATCAATTGGTAAACTTCTATGCGGCTTTATTATGATGCTTTTAGCTTTATGTATGTTAGTTCCATTATTGAATATCCTGGCAAGATCTCTTTCACAACCGGATTTAGTTCATGGCCTGAAAGGATATGATATACTGCCCAAAGGATTTACCACGGTTAATTATCAGGTTATTTTAGGACAGCCTATTGTAATCAGAAGTATACTGAACTCATTATTTATTACGGTTGCCGGCGTGTGTTTAAATATTATATTGACATCCAGTGCGGCTTATGTTTTAACAAGGCCGGGCCTGGTTGGTAAAAAGGTCTTTATGTACTTCTTTATTATTATGATGATATTTGAGCCGGGTATTGTACAGGAATATTTTTTGATGAAAAATATTCATTTATTGGATAATCTGTTTTCCATGGTTATTTACAGAAGTGTAAATGTCTATTATCTGATCATATTAATGAGATTTATGGAAGAGGTTCCGGCTTCCATTCAGGAAGCTGCAAGAATTGATGGAGCTGGGCATTATAACATTTTATTTAAGATCATGATTCCTTTATGCAGAATCCCATTAATTACGGTAGGAATGTTTTATGCGGTGTTCCGCTGGAATGAATTTTTTAAATCCAGTATCTTTTTAACCAGCAAAAATCATACTGTTTTACAGGTGCTTTTAAGACAATTTGTTGTTAATTCAGATTCACAGGTAATTGTCGGTGCATCCAATATTTTAGCGAATAATAATATTGCGCAACTGGATAACGCTTCCTTAAAAGCTGCAACCATTGTAGTGGCTGTTGTACCAATTTTATTATTATATCCTATTATTCTTAAATACTATACGAATGGTGTTATGTCAGGAGGTGTGAAAGAGTAG
- a CDS encoding extracellular solute-binding protein — MKKTISYLLVMGMAILSLAGCGKKIDSGSNVQSTQDSTNDSSSVTIKAVIKDLSADDEVSVKFLEAVSSGVSKELGREVHIELAPISDGTYSESMSLLLQSGEIPDLMYFQGGDYQFAITQGILEDLTQYVNNSTNVKALMQPFNKERLANYPYLLWLSPDRIKVPVVRQDWFDAAKSSKALLDNPSTDNYKAFFQELKENNNLKAAFTVPGDISELDTVFNLAFGVKATWIKEGEKFVYSKVTNAEKEKLAFYAELYKEGLLDNEWLTKKWDTKESAFYNGEVGVVSGTQGSVVNVYNNKMVTQNGENAKLVILPPAKGAAQGYTPGDVSKESRGWAISKYSENKDVAFAVLEYMAGKEGQLLDKLGYEGEEYNIENNEIVLTDKISEWWPRFHESIANFDAPISSKTPYFSEAALKSLDMVNTYSSFDNAFVIPDEYATNWDASQALYIEFAADVISGNRSIDDFDLFVADWNALGGAEITEYANTILK; from the coding sequence ATGAAAAAAACAATTTCATATTTATTAGTTATGGGAATGGCAATACTGTCCCTGGCTGGCTGCGGAAAAAAGATTGATTCCGGTTCCAATGTACAGAGCACACAGGATAGCACGAATGATTCATCATCTGTAACAATTAAGGCAGTAATAAAGGATTTATCAGCAGATGATGAAGTTTCCGTAAAATTTCTGGAGGCAGTAAGCAGCGGTGTATCAAAAGAGCTTGGCCGGGAAGTACATATTGAACTGGCACCGATCTCTGATGGTACTTATTCAGAAAGTATGAGTCTGCTGCTTCAAAGCGGTGAAATTCCGGATCTGATGTATTTCCAGGGCGGCGATTATCAATTTGCCATTACCCAGGGAATCTTGGAAGACTTGACTCAATATGTCAATAATTCAACGAATGTTAAAGCATTAATGCAGCCATTTAACAAGGAAAGATTAGCGAACTATCCATATCTTTTATGGTTGTCACCGGATAGAATAAAGGTTCCGGTTGTGAGACAAGACTGGTTTGATGCAGCAAAATCAAGTAAAGCACTTTTGGATAATCCTTCTACGGACAATTATAAAGCATTCTTCCAGGAATTAAAAGAGAACAACAATTTAAAAGCAGCATTTACTGTTCCCGGAGATATATCCGAGCTGGATACCGTATTTAACCTGGCCTTTGGGGTTAAGGCAACCTGGATAAAAGAAGGTGAAAAGTTTGTTTACAGTAAAGTTACAAATGCAGAAAAAGAAAAATTGGCATTTTATGCAGAGCTTTATAAAGAGGGCTTATTGGATAATGAATGGCTGACAAAAAAGTGGGATACAAAAGAAAGTGCCTTTTATAATGGCGAAGTTGGAGTTGTAAGCGGAACCCAAGGCAGTGTCGTTAATGTTTACAATAATAAGATGGTAACACAAAATGGTGAAAATGCTAAGCTGGTTATTCTTCCGCCGGCAAAAGGTGCAGCACAAGGATATACTCCAGGTGATGTCAGTAAGGAATCCCGCGGCTGGGCAATCAGCAAATATTCTGAAAATAAGGATGTTGCTTTTGCAGTATTAGAGTATATGGCCGGTAAGGAAGGTCAGCTTCTCGATAAATTGGGTTACGAAGGTGAAGAATACAATATAGAGAATAATGAAATTGTATTAACCGATAAAATATCGGAATGGTGGCCTCGTTTCCATGAATCAATTGCAAATTTTGATGCGCCCATATCAAGTAAGACTCCGTATTTTAGCGAAGCAGCCCTTAAATCTTTAGATATGGTCAATACCTATTCTTCTTTTGACAATGCATTTGTTATACCGGATGAATATGCAACAAACTGGGATGCAAGTCAGGCACTTTACATAGAATTTGCAGCGGATGTAATAAGCGGTAACCGTTCCATTGATGATTTCGATCTATTTGTTGCAGATTGGAATGCGTTAGGCGGAGCAGAAATTACAGAATATGCGAACACGATATTGAAATAA
- a CDS encoding ADP-ribosylglycohydrolase family protein, with translation MMLTREYLIQNKEVALDKAIGSLGGLAIGDSFGDAARSPENQRDYGITTDFNKGSSWSTDDTEFALLTAETMIEAGGDFTSEDVVNMWLRHVATEDELKRGGVSEVEACNNLRRGMRPPESGRFNAYYLSDGAAMRSGPIGILCAGDPERAARLAEIDASVSHHMDGVWGAQAVAVAVSLAMVDASMDEILDAVLKTAPEGSWFRETLLRAFKIVDDAKGDIADAWMPLHYELFSTHRSTVAEALPEVFGCLKLEHDSFKSGLILAGNFGRDADTIGAVAGAVLGAKYGAKGIPEKWLQKTRYPSGTCLGFTKGIDIFDRAAKLAALIK, from the coding sequence ATGATGTTAACAAGAGAATATCTGATTCAAAATAAAGAAGTTGCTCTGGATAAAGCAATCGGTTCACTCGGTGGTTTGGCGATCGGTGACTCCTTCGGGGATGCTGCAAGAAGCCCGGAAAACCAAAGAGATTATGGAATAACTACAGATTTTAATAAGGGTTCTTCCTGGAGTACGGACGATACGGAATTTGCCCTTTTGACGGCTGAAACTATGATTGAAGCCGGCGGTGATTTTACCTCAGAAGATGTAGTAAATATGTGGTTAAGACATGTGGCAACAGAAGATGAGCTGAAACGTGGCGGTGTCAGCGAAGTGGAAGCATGCAATAATCTGCGGAGAGGCATGCGTCCGCCGGAATCAGGAAGGTTCAATGCTTACTATTTAAGCGATGGTGCTGCGATGAGAAGCGGCCCAATTGGTATCCTATGCGCAGGTGATCCGGAAAGAGCAGCCAGACTGGCGGAAATTGATGCCAGCGTAAGCCATCATATGGATGGTGTCTGGGGAGCACAGGCCGTTGCTGTTGCAGTATCCTTGGCAATGGTTGATGCTTCCATGGACGAAATTTTAGACGCTGTTTTAAAAACTGCACCGGAAGGGTCCTGGTTCAGGGAAACATTATTACGTGCCTTTAAAATTGTAGATGATGCAAAAGGTGATATTGCAGATGCCTGGATGCCATTGCATTATGAATTATTCTCCACACACCGTTCTACGGTGGCAGAGGCGCTGCCGGAAGTATTTGGGTGCTTAAAATTAGAACATGACAGTTTTAAGTCAGGTTTGATTCTCGCCGGTAATTTTGGACGGGATGCTGATACCATTGGAGCTGTAGCAGGGGCTGTTCTTGGAGCAAAATACGGTGCAAAAGGCATACCGGAGAAGTGGCTGCAAAAAACCAGATATCCTTCCGGAACCTGTTTAGGTTTTACAAAAGGAATTGATATCTTTGACCGCGCAGCCAAATTAGCAGCCTTAATTAAATAA
- a CDS encoding ADP-ribosylglycohydrolase family protein produces MIPDKYLEKVYSGFLGMNIGIRLGAPVEPTIWTYERILNTYGEITDYVKDYKNFAADDDVNGPVYFLRALYDDAKDGNLKPQDVARAWLNYAREGVSMFWWGGYGISTEHTAYLNLKQGIPAPQSGSMNQNGQLLAEQIGGQIFIDTWGLVNPCQPDKAAEFGQSAASVSHDGEGIYGARFFCACIANAFRCQDIHEIIQVGLSQIPGHSIYAKVVNEVLDFYKKNNNWRDCYNMLVRDWGYDKYGGVCHIIPNAGVCALSMVYGNGDFARTVEIATMCGWDTDCNAGNVGTVLGVMCGIEGLPKKYRKPMNDGIILSGISGYLNNLDVPTYAKEVALLGYRLAEEEAPVSLLDSIKEGEVHFDFELPGSTHNMRVSNSFYCTASHSTDVAYKGNGSLKILVDRMTRGNQCKLFYKPFYRREEFSDERYMPVFTPTVYPGQTVSMKLYLDQWNGWETLGIAPYVRSMSDKKEHLQGYIKLVQGEWIDVTFVIPEVDGDLIDEVGIVMEGYSIAKAKTLGFLYLDEFFITGKSKYTVKIAKQRNEFGTITPFSVNHGAWGKDGDKLSLMRCEPAFAYAGNYFSKDVRVTVPVTPINGESHLLQIRAQGAMRGYIAGFSEEGKAAIYKNDFGYKKMIETDFAWKLGTAYKLTLEAVGDMITLSIDDEKIIEMKDDSFRYGMFGCGSIGMGRTLFGDFEIMEI; encoded by the coding sequence ATGATACCTGATAAATATTTGGAAAAGGTATATTCCGGATTTCTGGGGATGAATATTGGTATTCGTTTAGGGGCTCCTGTAGAGCCGACCATATGGACTTATGAACGTATTTTAAATACATATGGCGAAATTACGGATTATGTAAAGGACTATAAAAATTTTGCTGCAGATGATGATGTGAATGGGCCGGTTTATTTTCTTCGGGCTTTATATGATGATGCAAAAGACGGTAATTTAAAACCCCAGGATGTTGCCAGGGCATGGCTGAATTATGCCCGTGAGGGTGTCAGCATGTTCTGGTGGGGCGGCTATGGTATCAGTACGGAGCATACTGCATACTTAAACTTAAAGCAAGGTATTCCTGCACCGCAATCCGGGTCCATGAATCAAAATGGCCAATTACTTGCTGAACAGATCGGAGGCCAGATATTTATTGATACCTGGGGACTGGTAAATCCGTGCCAGCCGGACAAAGCAGCAGAATTCGGGCAGAGTGCCGCCAGTGTGTCCCATGATGGAGAAGGAATTTATGGTGCCCGTTTCTTCTGTGCATGTATTGCCAATGCCTTTCGGTGCCAGGATATCCATGAAATTATTCAAGTGGGGCTGTCACAAATCCCTGGTCATAGCATATATGCAAAGGTTGTTAATGAAGTCCTTGATTTTTATAAAAAAAACAATAATTGGCGGGATTGTTATAACATGCTGGTGCGTGATTGGGGATATGATAAATACGGCGGTGTCTGCCATATTATACCTAACGCAGGTGTATGTGCATTATCCATGGTATATGGGAATGGAGATTTTGCAAGGACCGTTGAAATTGCCACCATGTGCGGCTGGGATACAGACTGTAATGCAGGTAATGTAGGAACCGTGCTGGGTGTTATGTGTGGGATCGAAGGACTGCCGAAAAAGTATCGTAAGCCAATGAATGATGGCATTATTCTATCTGGAATTTCCGGTTATTTAAACAATCTGGATGTACCTACTTACGCGAAAGAGGTTGCTCTGCTGGGTTACAGACTGGCTGAGGAAGAAGCTCCGGTCTCTCTGCTTGATAGTATAAAAGAAGGAGAAGTTCATTTTGATTTTGAACTTCCGGGATCTACTCATAATATGCGGGTATCTAATTCATTTTATTGTACTGCAAGCCATTCCACTGATGTAGCATATAAAGGAAACGGTTCGTTAAAGATATTAGTCGATCGGATGACACGCGGAAATCAATGTAAGCTGTTCTATAAACCTTTTTACCGCCGGGAAGAATTTTCTGATGAGCGTTATATGCCGGTATTTACGCCTACGGTATATCCGGGCCAGACAGTATCTATGAAGCTTTATCTGGATCAGTGGAATGGCTGGGAAACACTTGGGATAGCGCCTTATGTTCGTTCTATGAGCGATAAAAAAGAGCATTTACAGGGATATATTAAATTAGTGCAGGGGGAATGGATTGACGTGACCTTTGTGATACCGGAGGTAGACGGGGATTTAATTGATGAAGTAGGTATTGTAATGGAAGGTTATTCCATTGCAAAAGCCAAAACCCTGGGATTCTTATACTTAGACGAATTTTTTATTACAGGTAAAAGTAAGTATACAGTTAAAATTGCAAAGCAGCGAAATGAATTTGGTACAATTACCCCATTTTCTGTCAATCATGGAGCCTGGGGAAAGGACGGAGATAAGCTGTCTCTAATGAGGTGTGAGCCGGCCTTTGCCTATGCCGGTAATTATTTTTCAAAAGATGTAAGGGTGACAGTACCGGTTACTCCGATCAATGGGGAAAGCCACCTGTTACAAATCCGTGCTCAAGGTGCAATGCGTGGATATATTGCCGGATTTTCAGAAGAGGGTAAAGCCGCAATTTATAAAAATGATTTTGGTTATAAAAAAATGATAGAAACTGATTTTGCCTGGAAACTTGGTACTGCTTATAAACTAACTCTGGAAGCGGTTGGTGATATGATTACCTTGTCCATTGATGATGAGAAAATAATAGAGATGAAGGATGACAGCTTCCGGTACGGCATGTTTGGCTGTGGTTCCATTGGCATGGGGAGAACATTATTTGGTGATTTTGAAATTATGGAGATTTAG